From a single Nicotiana tabacum cultivar K326 chromosome 8, ASM71507v2, whole genome shotgun sequence genomic region:
- the LOC107768546 gene encoding histone H2AX-like, producing MSSTGETKSVGGRGKAKGSKKSVSRSQKAGLQFPVGRIARYLKKGRYAQRLGSGSPIYLSAVLEYLAAEVLELAGNAARDNKKTRIIPRHIQLAVRNDEELSKLLGKVTIANGGVLPKIHPNLLPNKNGKGKPEVGTQSQEF from the exons ATGAGTTCTACAGGAGAAACAAAATCTGTAGGCGGTAGAGGAAAAGCCAAAGGTTCAAAAAAGTCTGTTTCTAGATCTCAAAAAGCAGGTCTTCAATTCCCAGTTGGTCGTATTGCTCGTTATCTGAAAAAAGGTCGTTATGCTCAGCGTCTTGGCTCTGGTTCACCAATTTACCTCTCTGCTGTTCTTGAATATCTTGCTGCTGAG GTATTAGAGCTTGCTGGAAATGCTGCTAGAGATAATAAGAAGACTAGGATAATTCCGAGGCACATACAGCTTGCTGTGAGGAATGACGAGGAACTCAGTAAGTTGTTGGGGAAGGTGACAATTGCTAATGGTGGAGTTTTGCCCAAAATTCATCCAAATTTGCTGCCTAATAAGAATGGCAAGGGGAAACCAGAAGTTGGAACCCAGTCACAGGAATTTTAG
- the LOC142163027 gene encoding uncharacterized protein LOC142163027, whose translation MGDYNAVIHMDDRLNGAEIQEQETIDFTDFLFETELTELKTVAKGWREPMSEVFLKSIWQKLKNVKTKMKRLNKEKYNATDMRISTIRSNLQEAQEQMRLPGHDPALFDKEKSLKMDLEKWVKIDKIIAQQKSQQLQLINPITREEVYMAVKDINDMKAPGVDGFNAYFFKKAWTVIGNERMQEVMDTLVDRSQSAFVPGRLINDNIILSHELVKGYGRKGISPRCMLKVDMQKAYDSWIMECLKTISYSILINGQPTEPFNAKKGLRQGDPMSPFLFVLVMEYFSRVLKSLGNEPDFNYHPKCEKMNVIQLGFADDLLLFCRGNVKSIQMLFDCFQEFSTTSGLSANRDKSSIYFGGVDATVQQQIMELTGFTKGELLIRYLGIPLSTKGLSVLQCQPLLEKMMGRIQSWTAKFLSYAGRVQLIKNVLISVVKLIEATCRKFLWTRGVELSKRALLAWDRVCYPQVAGGINGNEFQSLSNFSIRKLYTKMRGVFTKVSWRKLVCNNLGASKWIFILGLVAHEKLLTRDKLIQWGMEVPLACPLCNTRNESISHLFFQCDMSSYIWKKVLAWQGISRMVMDWQEELKWAEVYARGRRVEAEIYRMTLAASVYYIWKEKNQRVFQSMQSDPKHIMKQIIQEICCRGTMHTRLARKLDQLNFYP comes from the exons ATGGGTGATTATAATGCAGTAATTCATATGGATGACAGACTAAATGGTGCAGAGATTCAAGAACAGGAAACTATAGATTTTACTGATTTTTTATTTGAAACGGAATTAACTGAACTGAAGACG GTAGCAAAAGGTTGGAGGGAACCAATGAGCGAGGTTTTTCTGAAAAGCATATGGCAAAAGCTAAAGAATGTAAAGACTAAAATGAAACGTCTTAATAAGGAAAAGTATAATGCAACAGATATGAGGATCAGTACCATCAGAAGCAACTTACAAGAGGCTCAAGAACAAATGAGACTTCCTGGGCATGACCCTGCTTTGTTTGATAAGGAAAAATCACTAAAGATGGATTTAGAGAAATGGGTGAAAATTGACAAGATAATAGCTCAGCAGAA AAGCCAACAACTCCAACTGATTAATCCTATCACAAGAGAGGAAGTTTACATGGCTGTTAAGGATATTAATGATATGAAAGCACCAGGAGTGGATGGTTTCAAtgcatattttttcaaaaaagctTGGACTGTGATTGGTAATGAG AGAATGCAAGaggtgatggatactttggtggaCAGAAGTCAGTCAGCTTTTGTTCCTGGGAGACTAATCAATGATAACATAATCCTTAGCCATGAACTGGTGAAAGGATATGGTAGGAAGGGTATATCTCCAAGATGTATGCTGAAAGTGGACATGCAAAAGGCATATGACTCT TGGATCATGGAATGCTTGAAAACTATATCCTACTCTATTCTTATCAATGGGCAACCAACAGAGCCTTTTAACGCAAAGAAAGGGTTAAGGCAGGGGGACCCAATGTCCCCATTTCTATTTGTTCTAGTGATGGAATATTTCAGTAGAGTACTAAAGAGTCTGGGGAATGAACCTGACTTTAATTATCATCCAAAGTGTGAGAAGATGAACGTTATACAACTGGGATTTGCTGATGACTTACTACTATTTTGCAGGGGCAATGTGAAGTCTATTCAAATGCTATTTGATTGTTTCCAGGAGTTCTCAACAACTTCTGGACTAAGTGCTAATAGAGACAAAAGCTCCATTTATTTTGGAGGTGTAGATGCAACAGTTCAACAGCAAATCATGGAGTTAACTGGGTTCACTAAAGGAGAGTTACTAATAAGATATCTTGGTATTCCCCTGAGCACCAAGGGGCTCTCAGTGCTTCAATGCCAACCTTTGCTGGAAAAGATGATGGGAAGAATTCAAAGTTGGACAGCGAAATTCCTCTCTTATGCAGGAAGAGTCCAGCTGATAAAGAATGTTCTCATTTCG GTAGTTAAGCTAATTGAAGCAACATGTAGAAAATTCTTATGGACCAGAGGAGTTGAACTATCAAAGAGGGCTTTGCTTGCATGGGATAGAGTTTGCTATCCTCAGGTAGCAGGAG GAATAAATGGTAATGAGTTTCAATCACTGTCAAACTTCTCTATTAGGAAGTTGTACACTAAAATGAGAGGTGTTTTTACTAAGGTTTCATGGAGGAAGTTAGTGTGTAATAACTTAGGAGCTTCCAAATGGATATTCATATTAGGACTTGTGGCACATGAAAAATTGCTTACTAGAGATAAACTAATACAATGGGGAATGGAGGTTCCACTGGCTTGTCCACTCTGTAATACTAGAAACGAAAGTATTTCACACTTGTTTTTTCAATGTGATATGTCTTCCTATATCTGGAAAAAGGTCCTAGCTTGGCAAGGGATAAGCAGAATGGTAATGGATTGGCAAGAGGAACTAAAGTGGGCTGAAGTTTATGCAAGAGGAAGAAGAGTCGAGGCAGAGATATACAGAATGACACTTGCAGCGAGTGTGTACTacatttggaaagaaaaaaaccAACGAGTTTTCCAAAGTATGCAGTCAGATCCGAAGCATATTATGAAACAGATTATCCAAGAGATATGTTGTAGAGGAACAATGCATACAAGATTAGCTAGGAAGCTTGATCAATTAAATTTCTATCCTTAA